The following proteins are encoded in a genomic region of Kineosporiaceae bacterium:
- a CDS encoding pyridoxamine 5'-phosphate oxidase family protein: MSAHPPSDVVSDIASLEAIYGAFPEGGRLKETPVITPLQRRWIEASPFVLLATAGEEGLDCSPRGDPAPVVHVVDEHTLHLPDRRGNKRLDSLRNIVLDGRVGLLFLIPGLGTTLRVNGTAVLRTDPALLERYAMARLDGRKLPQTVIEIAVQTVYTQCPKALIRADLWNPQLHRTADELPTVGAIMAEITQGAFDGATYDASYPQRVADTIY; encoded by the coding sequence ATGAGCGCGCACCCGCCGTCCGATGTGGTGTCCGACATCGCCTCACTCGAGGCGATCTACGGGGCATTCCCCGAGGGCGGCCGCCTCAAGGAGACGCCGGTGATCACGCCGTTGCAGCGGCGGTGGATCGAGGCCTCGCCGTTCGTGCTGCTGGCCACGGCGGGCGAGGAGGGACTGGACTGTTCCCCGCGCGGTGACCCGGCGCCCGTCGTCCATGTCGTCGACGAGCACACGCTGCACCTGCCCGACCGGCGGGGCAACAAGCGGCTGGACTCGTTGCGCAACATCGTGCTCGACGGCCGAGTCGGCCTGCTGTTCCTGATCCCGGGCCTGGGGACGACGCTGCGCGTCAACGGAACCGCCGTGCTGCGCACCGATCCCGCCCTGCTCGAGCGGTACGCGATGGCGCGCCTGGACGGGCGCAAACTGCCCCAGACCGTGATCGAGATCGCGGTGCAGACGGTCTACACCCAGTGCCCGAAGGCGCTGATCCGCGCGGACCTGTGGAACCCGCAGCTGCACCGCACCGCCGACGAGCTGCCCACCGTCGGCGCGATCATGGCCGAGATCACCCAGGGCGCCTTCGACGGAGCCACGTACGACGCGAGTTACCCGCAGCGGGTGGCGGACACCATCTACTGA
- the hemG gene encoding protoporphyrinogen oxidase: protein MQRIVVVGGGISGLATAYYLTRGEHPPQVTVLDAAPRVGGKITSAEVAGYRVDTGPEALLVRIPAVNALLADLGLDDARRAPRSTGAFIWARGALRRLPQSSIFGVPNKLGPLLRSGLVSPWGFLRAGADLVLPATAQGLADPSIAQLLRPRFGRQVFAHMIEPLLGGVHAGDAARLSARSAVPEVAAAVTGRRSVFLAMRGQEPRTGGGPALISLEGGLGTLVAALREALEEVPSTRIVTDGLATDLSALQTGGYVVRTASGETFPADEVVLAVPAPRAAALLGGIAPVAAAAAAEVPHVGVATVMLAYDPAAITRPLDGTGFLVPPADGHLLVGCTWVTAKWPHVSPRSAAEHADGPAVLIRCMVGRDGDQRWAAMDDEVLVRAVRAELAAAMGVVDPPRSSHVQRWPDAMPQYTVGHADRVATIDAALAQLPGVYLTGAGVRGVGLGSCIAAASRLATTVLARVGEGATTGGSAP, encoded by the coding sequence GTGCAGCGAATCGTCGTGGTCGGCGGCGGCATCAGCGGTCTGGCGACCGCGTACTACCTGACCCGCGGCGAGCATCCACCGCAGGTCACCGTGCTGGACGCCGCGCCCCGGGTCGGCGGCAAGATCACCTCGGCAGAGGTGGCCGGGTATCGGGTCGACACCGGCCCGGAGGCGTTGTTGGTGCGCATCCCGGCCGTCAACGCCCTGCTGGCCGACCTGGGCCTGGACGACGCCCGCCGGGCGCCGCGGTCGACGGGCGCCTTCATCTGGGCGCGGGGGGCACTGCGCCGGTTGCCACAGAGCTCGATCTTCGGCGTGCCGAACAAACTGGGACCGTTGCTGCGCTCCGGGCTGGTCTCGCCGTGGGGCTTCCTGCGGGCCGGGGCCGATCTGGTGCTACCCGCCACCGCGCAGGGCCTCGCCGACCCGAGCATCGCGCAGCTGTTGCGGCCGCGGTTCGGCCGGCAGGTCTTCGCCCACATGATCGAGCCCCTGCTGGGCGGCGTGCACGCCGGCGATGCTGCTCGGCTGTCCGCCCGCAGCGCCGTCCCCGAGGTGGCTGCGGCGGTGACGGGCCGGCGGAGCGTGTTCCTGGCCATGCGTGGTCAGGAGCCGCGCACCGGCGGGGGACCGGCCCTGATCAGCCTGGAGGGTGGGCTCGGCACGTTGGTGGCCGCACTGCGTGAAGCCCTCGAGGAGGTGCCCTCCACACGGATCGTCACGGACGGCCTGGCCACCGACCTGAGCGCGCTGCAGACCGGCGGATATGTGGTGCGCACGGCGTCCGGTGAGACCTTCCCGGCGGACGAGGTGGTGCTGGCCGTGCCGGCGCCGCGGGCGGCGGCGTTGCTCGGGGGCATCGCGCCGGTGGCGGCGGCGGCCGCCGCTGAGGTGCCACACGTCGGCGTGGCCACGGTGATGCTGGCCTATGACCCCGCCGCGATCACCCGTCCGCTGGACGGCACCGGGTTCCTGGTGCCCCCGGCCGACGGTCACCTGCTGGTCGGGTGCACCTGGGTGACGGCGAAGTGGCCGCACGTGTCGCCCCGGAGCGCGGCGGAGCACGCCGATGGTCCGGCCGTGCTGATCCGCTGCATGGTCGGGCGCGACGGCGACCAGCGCTGGGCGGCGATGGACGACGAGGTGTTGGTGCGTGCCGTCCGGGCCGAGCTCGCCGCGGCGATGGGTGTGGTCGATCCGCCGCGGTCCAGCCACGTGCAGCGCTGGCCCGACGCGATGCCGCAGTACACCGTGGGTCACGCCGATCGGGTCGCGACGATCGACGCGGCCTTGGCCCAGCTGCCCGGGGTGTATCTGACGGGCGCCGGGGTGCGCGGCGTCGGTCTGGGCTCGTGCATCGCGGCAGCGTCCCGGTTGGCGACCACGGTGCTGGC
- a CDS encoding polysaccharide deacetylase family protein → MQRRQFLLTGAVATSTAALAGVGSSLVTRARTQDADAAALASSVSQQAVRGDLRVWWSAPVATPRLALTFDDGPTEQFTARTLDLLRSSGIRATFFVIGELVNRHPDLVRRARDEGHELANHSFDHVSAVRLTADAVRDSMARGADAVETVTGRRPRWYRPPRGEVTSATLLAARAVDQDLALWSVVRNGEDGGGPDDDTEGVRRHLRGAVHPGAVVDLHDGIGRSAWVGLPSGSLITRRDTELDALPEVLTAWKDAGYAFETLSELIPAG, encoded by the coding sequence ATGCAGCGTCGCCAATTCCTGCTCACCGGGGCCGTGGCCACCTCGACCGCGGCGCTGGCCGGTGTCGGTTCGTCGCTGGTCACCCGAGCACGTACCCAGGACGCGGACGCCGCGGCGCTGGCCTCGTCGGTGTCCCAACAGGCGGTGCGCGGTGACCTCCGGGTGTGGTGGTCGGCGCCGGTCGCGACGCCACGGCTGGCGCTGACCTTCGACGACGGCCCGACCGAGCAGTTCACCGCCCGCACGCTCGACCTGTTGCGCAGCAGCGGGATCCGGGCGACGTTCTTCGTGATCGGTGAGCTGGTGAACCGCCACCCCGACCTGGTGCGGCGAGCGCGCGACGAGGGTCACGAACTCGCCAACCACAGCTTCGATCACGTCTCCGCCGTGCGGCTCACCGCTGACGCGGTACGCGACTCGATGGCCCGCGGCGCCGACGCCGTCGAGACGGTGACCGGGCGTCGTCCGCGCTGGTACCGCCCGCCCCGGGGCGAGGTGACCTCGGCGACCCTGCTCGCTGCCCGGGCGGTCGATCAGGACCTGGCGTTGTGGTCCGTGGTGCGCAACGGCGAGGACGGTGGCGGGCCGGACGACGACACCGAGGGCGTGCGACGTCACCTGCGTGGCGCCGTCCACCCGGGGGCGGTGGTCGACCTGCACGACGGCATCGGACGCTCCGCCTGGGTGGGCCTGCCCAGCGGCAGCCTGATCACCCGGCGGGACACCGAACTCGACGCCCTGCCCGAGGTGCTCACCGCCTGGAAGGACGCGGGCTACGCCTTCGAGACGCTGTCCGAGCTGATCCCGGCCGGCTGA
- a CDS encoding pyridoxamine 5'-phosphate oxidase family protein, which yields MSESSTSVPARDRPIMPEGYGVPETDDGLVEWSAVEQLLVEAPQYWMSTTRADGRPHVVPRWGIWLDGHFLYDGSPATVHARNLGDNPHCALHIGDGWEAVIVEGVSRASEPVAGELGQRVAAELGRKYGERGYAPSADAWSGPDAGGLRVFTPHKAMAWFAFPGDVTRFHFS from the coding sequence ATGAGCGAATCGTCGACCTCGGTACCTGCCCGCGACCGACCGATCATGCCCGAGGGGTATGGCGTCCCCGAGACCGACGACGGGCTGGTCGAGTGGTCCGCCGTCGAACAGCTCCTGGTCGAGGCGCCGCAGTACTGGATGTCGACCACCCGCGCGGACGGTCGCCCGCACGTCGTGCCGCGGTGGGGCATCTGGCTCGACGGTCACTTCCTCTACGACGGCTCGCCGGCCACCGTGCACGCCCGCAACCTGGGTGACAACCCCCACTGTGCCCTGCACATCGGCGATGGCTGGGAGGCGGTGATCGTCGAGGGTGTCTCCCGCGCCAGTGAGCCGGTCGCCGGTGAGCTGGGGCAGCGGGTCGCGGCCGAGTTGGGTCGCAAGTACGGCGAGCGCGGCTATGCGCCGTCCGCCGATGCCTGGTCCGGCCCGGACGCCGGCGGCCTGCGCGTGTTCACCCCGCACAAGGCGATGGCCTGGTTCGCCTTTCCCGGCGACGTCACCCGGTTCCATTTCTCGTGA
- a CDS encoding acyl-CoA dehydrogenase family protein, with amino-acid sequence MGRLQHTEGLTADQREMLKLVKEFVDEQIIPVATELEHKDEYPSEIVEGMKEMGVFGLMIPEEYGGLGESLLTYALVVEEIARGWMSVSGIINTHFIVAYMLIQHGTPEQKAHYLPKMATGEIRGGFSMSEPHCGSDVSAIRTKSTQEADGTWSINGQKMWLTNGGSCNLVAVLTKTDLGANSVYKNMTTFLVDKTSGFGETAPGLTVPGKIEKMGYKGVDTTELVFDGYRTTDAQILGGVPGKGFYQMMDGVEVGRVNVAARACGLAMRAFELGIRYSQQRETFGKKIAEHQAVQFRLAEMAIKVEAAHQMMIMAARKKDAGERNDLEAGMAKYLASEYCRDVVEDSFRIHGGYGYSKEYEIERLYREAPMLLIGEGTADIQRMIIGRRLLEDYALEG; translated from the coding sequence ATGGGACGTCTCCAGCACACCGAAGGGCTGACCGCCGACCAGCGCGAGATGTTGAAGCTGGTCAAGGAGTTCGTCGACGAACAGATCATCCCGGTGGCCACCGAGCTGGAACACAAGGACGAGTACCCCAGCGAGATCGTCGAGGGCATGAAGGAGATGGGTGTCTTCGGCCTGATGATCCCCGAGGAGTACGGCGGGCTGGGGGAGTCGCTGCTGACCTACGCCCTGGTGGTGGAGGAGATCGCCCGCGGCTGGATGAGCGTCTCGGGCATCATCAACACCCACTTCATCGTGGCCTACATGCTGATTCAGCACGGCACGCCGGAGCAGAAGGCGCACTACCTGCCGAAGATGGCCACCGGTGAGATCCGCGGCGGGTTCTCGATGAGCGAGCCGCACTGTGGGTCGGACGTCTCGGCGATTCGTACCAAGAGCACGCAGGAGGCCGACGGCACCTGGAGCATCAACGGTCAGAAAATGTGGCTGACCAACGGTGGCTCGTGCAACCTCGTCGCGGTGCTGACCAAGACCGACCTCGGCGCGAACTCGGTCTACAAGAACATGACCACCTTCCTGGTCGACAAGACCTCCGGCTTCGGCGAGACCGCGCCCGGCCTGACCGTGCCCGGCAAGATCGAGAAGATGGGCTACAAGGGCGTCGACACCACCGAGTTGGTCTTCGACGGCTACCGGACCACCGACGCGCAGATCCTCGGGGGCGTACCGGGCAAGGGCTTCTACCAGATGATGGACGGCGTCGAGGTCGGCCGCGTGAACGTCGCCGCCCGCGCGTGCGGCCTGGCGATGCGGGCCTTCGAGCTCGGCATCCGCTACTCCCAGCAGCGCGAGACGTTCGGCAAGAAGATCGCCGAGCACCAGGCGGTGCAGTTCCGCCTGGCCGAGATGGCGATCAAGGTCGAGGCCGCCCACCAGATGATGATCATGGCCGCCCGCAAGAAGGACGCCGGCGAGCGCAACGACCTCGAGGCCGGCATGGCCAAGTACCTGGCCAGTGAGTACTGCCGGGACGTCGTCGAGGATTCCTTCCGGATCCACGGCGGCTACGGGTACTCCAAGGAGTACGAGATCGAGCGGCTCTACCGCGAGGCGCCGATGCTGCTGATCGGTGAGGGTACGGCCGACATCCAGCGCATGATCATCGGACGACGGTTGCTGGAGGACTACGCCCTCGAGGGCTGA
- a CDS encoding glycoside hydrolase family 15, with protein sequence MGSRTGVSVLAAVLVVAGLGLVNRATLAETTSARSPLHAAVVGLDQHGERVVLAEGGLKRLVPGTRALDERAADAQREWLSSGRVPGAGTRWESMVHDALLDLHVLTVPVEPVESNESVESSESSGSTDQREAAAVAGWAERWRYVWPRDAAFVAAAYARSGHPADAEAVLAFLQRVQPESGHLQARYVPDGSGEVPDRRGEEPDGPGWTLWSLAVLADSLDDPGARRDLLTRLRPLLVRSTRACLELVAAGKGLPAAGLDYWEVPTRRATLGVAAPTLAGLEAAARLLPLVDDETLATSAAETARALDRKIARVFGTRGYPREVRGSAHDAALTFLMPPFRDAVPPAGLSAAWVAAQRQMRRPAGGLAPGSAWRQDGVSWTPETALFALTAATTSQRRTAEQWLAWLDAHRTAGGALPEKVLADGSPAAVAPLAWTAALVILTVDSLDQTASPRVTMG encoded by the coding sequence ATGGGCAGCCGCACCGGGGTCAGCGTGCTGGCCGCGGTGCTCGTGGTGGCCGGGCTGGGCCTGGTCAATCGCGCCACCCTGGCCGAGACGACCTCGGCGCGCTCGCCCCTGCACGCTGCGGTGGTCGGGCTGGACCAGCACGGTGAGCGCGTCGTCCTGGCCGAAGGCGGCCTGAAACGACTGGTTCCGGGCACGCGTGCCCTCGACGAGCGGGCCGCCGACGCGCAACGCGAGTGGCTGAGCTCAGGGCGAGTGCCGGGCGCCGGCACCCGATGGGAATCGATGGTGCACGACGCCCTGCTCGACCTGCACGTCCTGACCGTGCCCGTCGAGCCAGTCGAGTCGAACGAGTCTGTCGAGTCGAGCGAGTCGAGCGGTTCGACCGACCAGCGCGAGGCCGCCGCCGTGGCCGGGTGGGCCGAGCGCTGGCGCTACGTCTGGCCTCGCGACGCCGCCTTCGTCGCCGCGGCGTACGCCCGCAGCGGCCACCCGGCGGACGCCGAGGCCGTGCTCGCCTTCCTGCAACGGGTCCAACCCGAGTCCGGTCACCTGCAGGCCCGCTACGTGCCCGATGGCTCGGGTGAGGTGCCCGACCGGCGCGGTGAGGAGCCGGACGGCCCGGGGTGGACGTTGTGGAGCCTGGCCGTCCTGGCGGACTCGCTCGACGACCCCGGTGCCCGGCGCGACCTGCTGACCCGGTTGCGTCCGCTGTTGGTCCGTTCGACGCGGGCGTGCCTGGAGCTGGTCGCGGCCGGCAAGGGGTTGCCGGCCGCCGGTCTCGACTACTGGGAGGTACCCACCCGACGCGCAACCCTGGGGGTCGCCGCGCCGACACTCGCCGGTCTCGAGGCCGCTGCGAGGTTGTTGCCACTCGTGGACGACGAGACGCTGGCCACATCGGCAGCCGAGACAGCGCGGGCACTCGACCGTAAAATCGCCCGGGTTTTCGGCACCCGCGGCTACCCGCGAGAGGTGCGAGGCTCAGCGCACGACGCCGCCCTGACGTTTCTCATGCCGCCGTTCCGGGACGCCGTCCCGCCCGCCGGACTCAGCGCGGCATGGGTGGCCGCGCAACGCCAGATGCGTCGTCCCGCAGGGGGTTTGGCGCCCGGATCGGCCTGGCGACAGGACGGTGTCTCCTGGACTCCGGAGACGGCCCTGTTCGCGCTGACCGCCGCGACGACGTCCCAGCGACGCACCGCCGAACAGTGGCTCGCCTGGCTCGATGCCCACCGCACCGCGGGGGGCGCGCTACCCGAGAAGGTGCTCGCCGACGGCAGCCCGGCCGCCGTTGCACCGCTCGCCTGGACCGCTGCGCTGGTGATCCTCACGGTTGATTCGTTGGATCAGACTGCCTCTCCACGCGTCACCATGGGTTAA
- a CDS encoding YciI family protein: MRYMFLLYSAPDAGPADGTPEAAAEMQEWFAYTQAMVEAGVMIAGDPLHPVTSATTITTGDGGTVTTDGPFAETKEVLGGYYIVDVPDLDAALAWGTKAPTARYGSVEVRPVVDLSTLGAPAGA; encoded by the coding sequence ATGCGCTACATGTTCTTGCTCTACTCCGCGCCCGACGCCGGCCCCGCGGACGGAACCCCGGAGGCGGCCGCCGAGATGCAGGAGTGGTTCGCCTACACCCAGGCGATGGTCGAGGCCGGCGTGATGATCGCCGGTGACCCGCTGCACCCGGTGACCTCCGCGACCACCATCACGACCGGGGACGGCGGGACGGTCACCACCGATGGTCCGTTCGCCGAGACCAAGGAGGTGCTCGGTGGGTACTACATCGTCGACGTCCCCGACCTGGACGCCGCGCTGGCCTGGGGCACGAAGGCTCCCACCGCGCGCTACGGCTCGGTCGAGGTGCGCCCCGTGGTCGACCTGAGCACGCTCGGCGCGCCCGCCGGCGCCTGA
- a CDS encoding DUF559 domain-containing protein encodes MGSHRTGTPSISARQAGVFTAAQARDEGWTPDQIRHRLTRGGWQQIAGRGLAALDGPVGPWQLAWATHLTWPDVVPCRTLAGAMHGLPVHLEAPVDVYAPPGRRRASGIRVHRSPWTLDEPTTVRGLPCTSLRTTALDCLATLDWPRALDLYAWLSTRDILTRDLILDVIRSGTGRHGVPQLLRLARVVRTGAVSAAEDLFHQILRRGGLAGWAAGQKVFDDVGLIGVVDVLFRAERVVVEIDGRRAHSDARVFQQDRERQNRLLAAGYLVLRFTWWDLTQRADSVVDQIRRALSTRS; translated from the coding sequence ATGGGGAGCCACCGAACCGGCACGCCGTCCATCTCCGCGCGCCAGGCAGGCGTGTTCACGGCGGCGCAAGCTCGCGACGAGGGTTGGACTCCCGACCAGATCCGTCACCGACTCACGCGCGGCGGCTGGCAGCAGATCGCCGGTCGCGGCCTGGCCGCACTCGACGGCCCTGTCGGCCCCTGGCAGCTGGCTTGGGCCACCCATCTGACCTGGCCGGACGTCGTCCCGTGCCGCACCCTCGCCGGTGCCATGCACGGGCTACCGGTGCACCTGGAAGCACCCGTTGACGTCTACGCGCCACCCGGACGGCGACGCGCGTCGGGGATCCGAGTGCACCGATCCCCGTGGACGCTGGACGAGCCGACCACCGTGCGCGGCCTGCCGTGCACCTCGTTGCGGACCACCGCCCTCGACTGTCTCGCCACCCTCGACTGGCCCCGCGCCCTGGATCTGTATGCCTGGCTCAGCACCCGCGACATCCTGACTCGCGACCTGATCCTCGACGTGATTCGCTCCGGGACCGGACGACACGGCGTACCTCAACTCCTGCGTCTCGCCCGCGTCGTGCGGACCGGCGCCGTGAGCGCGGCCGAGGATCTGTTCCACCAGATCCTGCGCCGAGGCGGCCTCGCCGGGTGGGCCGCCGGCCAGAAGGTGTTCGACGACGTGGGCCTCATCGGCGTGGTGGACGTCTTGTTCCGCGCAGAGCGGGTCGTGGTCGAGATTGATGGCAGGCGTGCCCATTCCGATGCTCGCGTCTTCCAACAGGACCGCGAACGACAGAACCGACTGCTGGCGGCGGGCTACCTCGTCCTGCGCTTCACCTGGTGGGACCTCACCCAGCGCGCGGACTCCGTCGTGGACCAGATCCGCAGAGCCCTCAGCACCCGCTCATGA
- a CDS encoding aminopeptidase P family protein: MDADSPAPASDPTTALGDGKHPRDTPRSPAFRAFIARDWQPRPTALPDRLPSAPFAADRRRRVGAMFPGERLVFPAGGLTPRSNDTDYRFRPHSAFSHLTGLGTDQEPDAVLVLEPIEPGSSAGGEGGGATHEAVLFFRPRAERDTTEFYSDARYGELWVGVRPSLEEITALTEISTRHLDEVLDALAKDAGEDGLSVRVVRDADAAITTHLDSARGAGHAASDERRETVTSSDAELARVVSELRLVKDVYEIEQMREAVAASARSFEDVVRALPQAVATVRGERVIEGVFAHRARLEGNGTGYDTIAASGPHACTLHWIRNDGPVREGDLVLIDAGVELDSLYTADVTRTLPVTGRFSEAQRRVYEVVLEAADAAFAVARPGTRFRDLNVAAQTVIARRLAEWGLLPGTAEESLDPEGQFHRRWIVHGVSHHLGIDVHDCAQARQEMYMDGILEPGMVFTIEPGLYFNADDLMAPEELRGIGIRIEDDVLVTADGCENLTAMLPRTVDEIEAWMAGLLGR, from the coding sequence ATGGACGCCGACTCGCCCGCCCCCGCCAGCGACCCCACGACCGCGCTCGGCGATGGCAAACACCCGCGCGACACCCCGCGCTCCCCCGCGTTCCGGGCCTTCATCGCGCGCGACTGGCAGCCGCGCCCCACGGCGCTGCCCGACCGGTTGCCGTCCGCGCCGTTCGCGGCCGACCGGCGTCGCCGCGTGGGTGCGATGTTCCCCGGCGAGCGGCTGGTCTTCCCCGCCGGCGGGTTGACGCCGCGCAGCAACGACACCGACTACCGGTTCCGGCCGCACTCCGCGTTCTCGCACCTGACCGGCCTGGGCACCGATCAGGAACCGGACGCCGTGCTGGTGCTCGAGCCGATCGAACCGGGCTCGTCGGCAGGCGGCGAGGGCGGCGGCGCCACGCACGAGGCGGTGCTGTTCTTCCGTCCCCGGGCCGAGCGCGACACCACCGAGTTCTACTCCGACGCCCGCTACGGCGAGCTGTGGGTCGGCGTGCGACCCAGCCTGGAGGAGATCACCGCCCTCACCGAGATCAGCACCCGCCACCTCGACGAGGTGCTGGACGCCCTGGCCAAGGACGCCGGCGAGGACGGCCTGAGCGTGCGCGTGGTCCGGGACGCCGATGCGGCGATCACCACCCACCTGGACAGTGCCCGCGGGGCCGGGCACGCGGCGTCCGACGAGCGGCGCGAGACCGTGACCAGCTCGGACGCCGAATTGGCGCGGGTGGTCAGCGAGCTGCGGCTGGTCAAGGACGTCTACGAGATCGAACAGATGCGCGAGGCGGTGGCCGCGAGCGCCCGCTCGTTCGAGGACGTCGTCCGCGCCCTGCCGCAGGCCGTGGCCACCGTGCGCGGCGAGCGGGTGATCGAGGGCGTGTTCGCCCACCGTGCCCGTCTCGAGGGCAACGGCACCGGCTACGACACCATCGCCGCCAGCGGGCCGCACGCCTGCACGCTGCACTGGATCCGCAACGACGGGCCGGTACGCGAGGGCGACCTGGTGCTGATCGACGCCGGGGTCGAGCTCGACAGCCTCTACACCGCCGACGTCACCCGCACCCTGCCGGTGACCGGACGCTTCAGCGAGGCGCAGCGTCGGGTCTACGAGGTGGTCCTCGAGGCCGCCGATGCCGCGTTCGCGGTGGCCCGGCCCGGCACCCGGTTCCGCGACCTGAACGTGGCCGCGCAGACCGTGATCGCCCGCCGGCTGGCCGAGTGGGGGCTGTTGCCGGGCACCGCCGAGGAGTCGCTCGACCCCGAGGGCCAGTTCCACCGGCGCTGGATCGTGCACGGCGTGAGCCACCACCTGGGCATCGACGTGCACGACTGCGCGCAGGCCCGCCAGGAGATGTACATGGACGGCATCCTCGAGCCGGGCATGGTCTTCACCATCGAGCCGGGGCTGTACTTCAACGCCGATGACCTGATGGCCCCGGAGGAGTTGCGCGGCATCGGGATCCGGATCGAGGACGACGTGCTGGTCACCGCGGACGGCTGCGAGAACCTGACCGCGATGCTGCCACGCACGGTCGACGAGATCGAGGCGTGGATGGCGGGGCTGCTGGGTCGCTGA
- a CDS encoding magnesium and cobalt transport protein CorA, with translation MARPSRPLARTLPLAARTIPLRPLVAATKTVNGRRPAMTAAATPPESNRLLLDAAVDWALYIEGIRQEHQDFDAACAVARSGEGFIWLGLHEPTTNQLNQLGEVFDLHELALEDASNNKQRPKIERYDDMLFLALRSLAYIDRDDRIGEGLDGGDIVETGTVMVFLGEYYAVTVRHGRHASMRGLRRRLEQDPEQLALGPSAVLHAVCDKVVDDYLAVVDQVNEDIEEIETSVFTQRRITDVERIYQLKRDIIEMKRTVSPLAGPLHELAHRAQGLVHPDIREYFRDVEDHLIRVREQVQSYDELLGSILQAGLARLTVSENEDMRKISAWVAIAAVPTMIAGVYGMNFDYIPLLHNQWGYPIVSLVMLTICGTLFRGFRRNGWL, from the coding sequence ATGGCCCGCCCGTCCCGCCCTCTCGCCCGCACCCTGCCCCTGGCTGCGCGGACCATTCCGCTGCGCCCCCTCGTCGCGGCGACCAAGACCGTCAACGGACGACGCCCGGCGATGACCGCCGCTGCCACACCCCCCGAGTCCAATCGCCTGCTGCTCGACGCTGCGGTCGACTGGGCGCTCTACATCGAGGGCATCCGCCAGGAACACCAGGATTTCGACGCTGCCTGCGCCGTGGCCCGCTCGGGTGAGGGCTTCATCTGGCTGGGGCTGCACGAGCCGACCACCAACCAGCTGAACCAGCTCGGTGAGGTCTTCGACCTGCACGAACTGGCCCTCGAGGACGCCTCCAACAACAAGCAGCGGCCCAAGATCGAGCGCTACGACGACATGCTCTTCCTCGCGCTGCGCTCGCTGGCCTACATCGACCGCGACGACCGCATCGGTGAGGGGCTGGACGGCGGCGACATCGTCGAGACCGGCACGGTCATGGTCTTCCTCGGCGAGTACTACGCGGTGACGGTGCGCCACGGTCGTCATGCCTCGATGCGGGGGTTGCGGCGCCGGCTCGAGCAGGACCCCGAGCAGCTGGCCCTGGGGCCGTCCGCCGTGCTGCACGCCGTCTGCGACAAGGTGGTCGACGATTACCTGGCCGTGGTCGACCAGGTCAACGAGGACATCGAGGAGATCGAGACCTCGGTCTTCACCCAGCGTCGCATCACCGATGTCGAGCGCATCTATCAGCTCAAGCGCGACATCATCGAGATGAAGCGCACCGTGAGCCCGCTCGCCGGGCCGCTGCACGAACTGGCCCACCGCGCCCAGGGCCTGGTGCACCCCGACATCCGCGAGTACTTCCGCGACGTCGAGGACCACCTGATCCGGGTGCGTGAGCAGGTGCAGAGCTACGACGAACTGCTCGGCTCGATCCTGCAGGCGGGCCTGGCACGCCTGACCGTCAGCGAGAACGAGGACATGCGCAAGATCTCGGCCTGGGTCGCGATCGCGGCGGTGCCCACGATGATCGCCGGGGTGTACGGCATGAACTTCGACTACATCCCCCTGCTGCACAACCAGTGGGGCTACCCCATCGTGTCGCTGGTGATGCTCACCATCTGCGGCACGCTGTTCCGAGGCTTCCGCCGCAACGGCTGGCTCTGA